The Motacilla alba alba isolate MOTALB_02 chromosome 3, Motacilla_alba_V1.0_pri, whole genome shotgun sequence DNA window AAAGCACGTTACACAAAACCAATAACACAGAGAATACTTAGCTCTTGGTTTTCCTATTAAAACACCAGCACCTGTTTACtacagagaaagggaaagccCGAATTGTCACTACTTGCCTTTGCCTCCAGCTCCTCATAGAGTGCATAGTTAATCCAGAGGTAGATGTACCTCTTCCAGTGGCGTTTCTCCTGGATGGGGGGCACGTTGGCGATGGCTCTCTCGTACACCTCCCGCACGGTCTCGGCGTCCGTGTCGCTCTCCACCAGCCGCAGGTAGTCGAACCACGCGTCATAGTTGTGGGGGTTTGCCTTCCAgagacaggggacaggggcaACAGCAAACAAACTGCAGTCACTAAAACCAACACAGCCTCGTCCTTTACTTAGGCAGAATTTCACCTTTAAAACGGATCACTGGAATATTGAGGGAAACTGTCAGTCTTGGGGATGCTTACGGTAGAGCTTTTGGGTTATAAGGgactttgttttaaattttggttttattttgcccTCAGCATTGTGTCAATGAAGGCAAGCCAAGTGTGAGAAGGGACGAGGAGTGATGCAATGCGCAGTGTGAATTGAACAGCAGACAGGTGTGTTAAAAATAGCTTAGAAACTGTTATAAAATAGTTGATAATTGTTAAGCATGTACTGTTAGTGTGGTTATGGTAAAAGGGGTTAAAAGGGTAGTTGTAAGAAATACAACATACCATATTACACCTAAATAAAGTGCACCACTCCCCAAGCACAGCGAACCAACCTGGACAGAACTGTAATGGGCCAATGAAGCACCTAAAACCTTCTTGCAAATGAAGGatccaaaaagaaaccaatccaAAGGGACAAAAAGCAAGATAAAAAGGGGCATCTGACCCAGGGAAACAGTGCTGCTCCACCTGGAACATCGGGGACATCACTGCTGAAGAAGACCCAGCACTGGCATTGCAGCATCCTCAAGGGGAATGCCCCTGCTTGGCCCACAAGCCCCCATGCTTTAGGCCCttcttttattataataaatgctgaaatcactttAGTACCAGGAGTCTGTTCCCGTTTTTAACAGGTGTGGCATAAGTGTTTTCTCACAAAAAGGTATTTATGCACAGGTGAGGTGTCCTGTAATGGCTATTCCCTAACTTAAGTAGTAACTACAAGCTAAACTGCATTATCCTTAAGGGTACCAAGCCTTGAGTTCAATCCAAACCCCTCACCTGCACAATCTAGATTAGAAAgtagaaacaaagaaaagcagtgaatgCAGATTCCATCCCCAGGGATGGAATTCTGGCTCTAAAATGAACATTcccttggtggttttttggaCTGACTTTCAAGGGTAATTTGAAACTCATCAGCCTTGATATCACAAAATACTCATGGTCCCTCAAGCCCCAGCTGGCTGTACAGTGAGCCTGGAGGATACCTGTCCCACATACCTTCACTTCCTCCTCATACTGGAATCTCCTCTTGCTGACAATGATGTCCTCAATTCCCCTCCTGTCTCCAAACTTCTTCTCAAAGATGGTGTAGTTCTTGAAGAGATTCTGGGCATCCTGCTTTGGAATTCTGTCCAAGGCATACTTGTAGATAACCCTCACtctttcaaactgaaaatattaaatatcatttgaaaaatatttacaaagcagTTTCTGCCCTCCCTGACAGTTTTTCAATGAGCTTTTAACAATATTTAATAGAATACAGAACTCTGGCACATCCTAAGGTAAGCAATTGTTTTAGAACAGGATGAACACAGATCTCCCTGAAGAGTTAactttgagggggaaaaataaacctgaaaatGCCAGCCCCCATCATCTCTTACTAATTTACAGGTTTAGAATATTTTAACCAATTCCAGAGGTTGTGGTTTGGGGTCCACAGAATGTCTCCAATTTCATAACAGCCTGGGAACCTTAGAGACTGTGAAAAACATCTGGACCAATCCAGTTTTCTATCACGCAGGCCCATAACCTCTCAGAACCTCTCCAGTCTGAGGACAGAGGTTTGAGCCAATGCTGTTGGTCCTGGGGCTTGGCAGATCTCCCTTAGAGCATATTTTACTGATGTCACCAAAAGGCAACTAGAGGTGACCAAAAAACTGTCCCCCTAACCCAGACTACAGCCATGAGGTGCTGGGAACTGCAAGTACTGCAGCGAAGGTTAAATGGCTTCAGTTTTGATATTCAAGCAGAAACACTGGCGTGACTCAGATGCGTTGTCAAGTTCTTACCTCCTTCTGGTTCTCCTCAAACTTGGCAAAGGCCACGTACAAGTGCTCATCCATGTGCTCCTCCCCGAAGAACTCCACCGCCCTCTCGTACACCTTCCTGGCGTGGGCAAAGTAGCTGTGCTTCTCCTCGAAGCGCGCGTACTTGATCCAGTTCTTCACCTCGGGGTGAACGAGCACAAGTGCAGCTCTTGTTAAAGAAACAGCGCTGCCTGAGTGGCACATCCCCAGCTGGGCTCttcccagggacacctcccagcaTGCTACACCTGGGGAACAGTGAGTGCAGCTGGGAAGAAGACACTGACAGGTATAAGCATGCAAAAAGGTCTTGTGCCTTACTGTGACTTTTAAAAGGGATAAGGGTCAGGGAAAAATCTGAGGAGTAACCCGAAACAAATGATGGCTACAAAAGCTGGGTGCAGGAGCAGTGCAGTTGAACAGACTCTGTTGTGGCAGGACCCACAGCCACTGCACTGCATGTGGAGGCTTTCCCTAACAGGCTTTTCACACCTCCTGCTGGCTCCCAGGGTGGTGGCTCATTCCCAGCACACCACAGCAAAAAGGAGTACAGCGACGTTGCTGGACATGGAACACTTGGGAAGGAAATGATTATTGGAGACCTTAACCCAGGCAGGAGTCACAAGGCTCTGAAAAGGATATATCTCTCATAAATGCTTCGTGCTCTGTCCACCTCCTTGTATCTGAGCTCGAAGTTGATGTAGGAATGCCAGGCTTGCTCCTCTGGCTGCCACTCCATCCACCGTTCAAACACCTGGCGGGAGCCAGCAACGTTccccagcatctcctccatgtACGTGTACTTGTACCTGGGCAAAGGAGATGGACTTTCTGCAACCACATGGTGAACATGTCCATGCAAGGATTTCTGGAGTGCTTCCCAAGAGCATCCCTGAGCTCCCCTCACCTAtttcctcccagcccagaaatGCCTCTAAGCACATCAGTGACTGGCAGCATCCAGGCACACCAACATCCTTCTCTCCCAAGGCTCTTGCCACTTAAAAACTACAAAACCTTCCCAAAACTTCAGccttcctccatttttttttccagactagCCTCAAGACTTGGAGCAGCAGGATAATCTGTATAACCCCGGGGGGGGTCTTTGGGGCTAGAAGGGGATCTTGCTGCTCAGCCAGCATACCAGAACTGGTTCACCCTGGGCAGGGTGGTGATGGCCCGGTCCCAGATGTTGCGGGCGTGGTTGACCTGGCGGTTCTTCATCTCCATCTCGGCATACTTCAGCCAGAGGGTGACGTTCCTGTAGTCCACATCCAGGGCACGCTCGTAAATGGAACGGGCTCTGGAAAACATGAGTGCAGGGCAAGGTCAAATGTGCCTCCCAGGCTTTGGTGTGTGTCTAAAAAGGCTTTTAAGAGATGCCTGCAGCCACATCATCCTTACCTCTGGATTTCCTTCAGGCTTTCCTCCCATTGTGCGTACTTTATCCAGTTACTGATAACAGTCCTGTTCTTTCTTATGTTATCTTCAAAAGTCTGAGGAGAAAGTTACATCTGTAAGTCAGAAATCCTTCTGCAGACCCCATTCACATCAAAAATGGCTTATGGGGTATTATAATAACCATTAGGAATGTGCTTACTTTGATTAggcattttcaaagcaaaaagccaagcaaaaccATGGCTAAATCTGCACAAGCAAAGCAATTATTTCAAATGAAGATTTATAGCTCAGCATTCCTGTAATGTTATTTACTTTGTTCATTTATAGTGGCTGGCCAGATACTGCTGGTAATGAAGGAAACACCTATTAACTATGTAAGTAATTAATCTTTCAGTCTTCTGAACGTAGGCCCGGGGCAGATGTTGCTTGCTACCAGATTTTGTCAAGCAACACATCTGTAAGGTTCTGCTGAAGAGTAGCATGAAAAAGGGGTTTTAAAGAATTGGTGTCCACCTGGAAAGTCCACAAGGAATACGGACTACCTCTTGCTTAAGTTAAAAGTAATGGAATTGTAGTACTTTATGTGAGTGTCGAGATTAAACCAGTTAGGGGAGTTTTTTTTACTGTACCTTCCTCTTCCGGAGTTTATAGTCATTTAGCTCTTCAACATCTGTGATCTTCTGCTGCGGAGGCGGCGGCAGAAGCTCGAGTTCCCTCTCCTTGGCCTCTCTCAGGAGCTGCTCCGCTGTGATCTGAACTTCGGCGGGCGCCTTGTTTTTCACCTGCAAGGCAAACACAAGCGGGGCTCGGCTCACGTTTCCCGACACCAGCCAACTTCCTCCGGCTCCTCGCTACGTGCCGGAGCCCGCCGGGACGCGACAGCCCGCTGCGAGTGGAGGCAGAGTGGAGGGAGAGTGGGGAccggggggtcccggggggtcGCCGCCGCCCACCTTCGCCACTTTGGGGATGCGCTGCTTCCCGGCCGCCGTGGACGCCATCTTGCCGCCGCTGCGCGCGCAGGCCCCGCCCCGCCACCCCTGACCTCACGCAGCGCCGCCCGAGCGCCGTTGCCGCGGTAACGCCGACGCGTCCCCGGGACTGTCCCTTCCGTCCGTGGGACCGCCTGTTCGGTCCGTCTCGTCCGTGCGCGCTCATCTCTTCCATCTGCGCGGTCTTTCCTGTCCTTGGGACGCTCTGCGGCCGGGGACGGAGCGGGTGAGTGGCCGGTGGTTCGCGGGGCGCCCCCTGGCGGCTCGGCGGTGCGGGTCTGTCCGCGTGCGTGGGCGTGGCCCGCCTGCCTGAGGGGGTCGTTCGCGCCCGGGGCTCCGTGAGGACACCTCGGGGGTGTCCACGGACAGTGAGGGTGCCCAGTGAGGGTGTCttgtccccggtgtccccagcccccgcCCCTACCCCGCGGTACCGCCCCCAGTCCGGCCCGACCCCGCCCCAATCCACCGGGGGTGCCCCTTTAGAGGCGCCCGCAGCAGTCTTCCCCTTCAGAGCCCTCCCGAGGCAGGTGTGCGTTCGGCGTGTTTTGGGCTATaaacaccacaaaaaacccagcaacaacaacaaaaaaaaaaaaaaaaaacaaacccaaaaaccaaaaaaagccaccGAGGAATCTTACTTCTACTTCAATGGGACGAGTGCAGGAGGTGCTGTAGGAGCAGCGCATTTCCTTACGGAGTTGGTGCGTTTTTACCGTGGGAATGCTGCTTTCGCCGCCTGCGGGAGCGCTTAGGGGGAGATGCGGGtgtattttttggggttttttttgcgTTAAGTTAAACAGTTGACAGTGAAAATGTGGCAAAGGGTTTTCCTCGGTTGAAGTCATCTTAGCGCGCTAAACCTCAGCCGGTGAACGGCCCTTTAAAGTTcgttttagttttcatttttaaactgaCGCGTGTTTGCAGTGGATGTGAGGCTTCAGGTTAATTTCAGGACCCGCGCTGGAGTGTCTTGTTAGTCTGTGAAAGATGTAGGAGTGCGTGTGACTCTTATCTGTATTTAAAGAGTGTGAAAGTCTGCATTTctactcttttttccttttagttggGAATTGCGGTGCCTAATAACCGAGCATCGTGTTTGCATTTGGAGTCACTGTTGGAAGCGGCTGTTGTGTTTGGCAGAGTGGTGAGATTGCTCTGCTGGTCTAGGTGTGTTGgtttaggttttgggatttttttttcctagttagTGCTGCTATAATTTGCGCATATATTTAAGGAAATGCGGGAAGCCGTTGTTTGGTCGCTTTATTTCACGTTCCTGATTGCTGGCTGGGGTCATAGCAAGCTGAAATACTGAGCAGAGACACACAGCTGAAGGGTGTTAGACTCGAGGGGATGGTCACAGGTGCTTTGAGGGTCTGCTGCCCCGTGTGTTCTGAAGTTGTTGGGCGGATCAACAaatcagctgtgcctggcacatTTTGTCAATTCGGaaccacaaaaacccccactttttaaaaaaaaactttttttgtttccatgtaGGGAAGTAGTAGAGCTTTGAATAGCCACAGAACTTTGAATTCCTTCAGAAATTAAAGCCCTGCTGTTGACCTCAAAGGAAATTCGAGGAGCAGTTTTGCACAAAATAGAGTTAACTCACCTGAAGCTGCTGTTTAATCGGGAGCTTGTGTCCCTGATTGTTTGCAGCTGAGCCTCCCACTGAAGGCCTTTGAGATTGAAGTTCTTGGTGATGACCTGGTTAGCATGCAAATGAATAAATAGGAAAGCAGCTGTAGCCtattaaaacaattaatttcCTCTGTAGGATCCAGACCGTAGGAGCGATTGCCTGCTGCAGTTCAGGTGTGCACTGGACAGGCAGTGTCTGTGTGGAGGTATGCACGAACTAGGCACCAAATCTATAGAAGCTCCCCCAATTTAGAGTTGTTATGAGACCCCCCTGAAGTGACTGTGTCgggcagggggt harbors:
- the CRNKL1 gene encoding crooked neck-like protein 1, encoding MASTAAGKQRIPKVAKVKNKAPAEVQITAEQLLREAKERELELLPPPPQQKITDVEELNDYKLRKRKTFEDNIRKNRTVISNWIKYAQWEESLKEIQRARSIYERALDVDYRNVTLWLKYAEMEMKNRQVNHARNIWDRAITTLPRVNQFWYKYTYMEEMLGNVAGSRQVFERWMEWQPEEQAWHSYINFELRYKEVDRARSIYERFVLVHPEVKNWIKYARFEEKHSYFAHARKVYERAVEFFGEEHMDEHLYVAFAKFEENQKEFERVRVIYKYALDRIPKQDAQNLFKNYTIFEKKFGDRRGIEDIIVSKRRFQYEEEVKANPHNYDAWFDYLRLVESDTDAETVREVYERAIANVPPIQEKRHWKRYIYLWINYALYEELEAKDAERTRQVYQACLELLPHKKFTFAKMWLLYAQFEIRQKNLTLARRALGTSIGKCPKNKLFKGYIELELQLREFDRCRKLYEKFLEFAPENCTSWIKFAELETILGDIDRARAIYELAIGQPRLDMPEVLWKSYIDFEIEQEEYEKTRNLYRRLLQRTQHVKVWISLAQFELSAGHEERLQRCRQIYEEANKAMRSCEEKEERVMLLESWRSFEDEFGTDATKERIDKLMPEKIKKRRKLQAEDGSDAGWEEYYDYIFPEDTANQPNLKLLAMAKLWKKQQQESEAAAVDPDKDIDESQT